A stretch of Camelina sativa cultivar DH55 chromosome 18, Cs, whole genome shotgun sequence DNA encodes these proteins:
- the LOC104763689 gene encoding uncharacterized protein LOC104763689 produces the protein MFSSNNRSSTPMTCGFKVDTKSPAWYKSMTKILNKIKGGNFSLDADEGMAYVSGRGDPIELLKLVGSIKGKAAEMTFVKTGGYHHYDDHHHQYHNHQYPNLQYNSNFVYGQPIPQSYNSYWPSDANCYSQQHRPYYPQSPAMQPHLHQYPYPGYSNHYGYY, from the exons ATGTTTTCATCAAATAACCGTTCTTCTACTCCAATG ACTTGTGGGTTTAAGGTGGACACGAAGTCCCCTGCGTGGTACAAGAGCATGACAAAGATTTTAAACAAGATCAAAG GAGGGAACTTTTCGTTAGACGCAGACGAAGGCATGGCCTACGTTTCGGGTAGAGGAGATCCAATCGAACTCCTAAAACTAGTGGGTTCGATAAAAGGCAAAGCTGCTGAAATGACGTTTGTGAAAACCGGTGGATATCATCAttatgatgatcatcatcatcagtatcaCAATCATCAGTACCCCAATCTTCAGTACAACTCCAACTTCGTGTACGGCCAGCCAATACCACAATCTTACAACAGTTATTGGCCGAGTGATGCAAATTGTTACTCTCAGCAGCATCGGCCATATTATCCTCAGTCACCGGCAATGCAACCTCACCTTCATCAATATCCATATCCAGGATATAGTAACCATTACGGTTATTattag
- the LOC104762939 gene encoding ribosomal RNA small subunit methyltransferase, mitochondrial-like, which yields MILRLKNQTLGKLNPTRSYLSYLVLRRDSHSQIRTKPDHDRRRREYEGSEKSKKKEHDGLFLCKSKGQHLLTNTRILDAIVRSSDIRPTDTVLEIGPGTGNLTMKLLEASQNVVAVELDKRMVEILRKRVSDNGFADKLTIIQKDVLKTEFPQFDLVVANIPYNISSPLVAKLVYGSNTFRSATLLLQKEFSRRLLANSGDSDFNRLAVNVKLVADVKFVMDVSKREFVPPPKVDSSVVMITPKEVKPDVNVQEWLAFTRTCFGNKNKTLGSMFRQKKKVMELLSLSAGRNGSKVGMECGDGEFDTDVEDEGGRDNVLCMDTDASMFKERVVGLLRTHGFEEKRPSKLSHGELLHLLSLFNQAGIFFHDITSLPMDLHE from the exons ATGATTCTTCGATTGAAGAACCAGACGCTCGGCAAACTCAATCCGACTCGTTCCTACTTATCTTATTTGGTTCTCCGACGAGATTCGCACTCGCAGATTCGTACCAAACCCGATCACGATCGCCGGAGAAGAGAGTACGAGGGAAGCGAAaagtcgaagaagaaggaacatgaCGGTTTGTTTCTGTGCAAGAGTAAAGGCCAACACCTTCTTACCAACACCAGAATCCTCGACGCCATCGTCCGTAGCTCAGATATCAGGCCGACGGATACAGTCTTGGAGATCGGACCTGGTACTGGGAATCTCACGATGAAGCTCCTTGAAGCTTCCCAGAATGTCGTCGCCGTTGAGTTAGATAAGCGTATGGTGGAGATTCTCCGGAAAAGGGTTTCCGACAATGGCTTTGCTGATAAACTTACG attATTCAAAAAGATGTTCTGAAGACAGAGTTCCCTCAGTTTGATCTCGTGGTTGCGAACATTCCGTACAACATATCATCTCCTCTTGTGGCGAAGCTTGTTTACGGCTCCAATACGTTTCGTAGCGCCACTCTCTTGCTCCAGAAGGAATTCTCTCGCAGGCTCTTGGCAAATTCTGGAGATTCCGATTTCAACAGATTGGCGGTTAACGTTAAGTTAGTAGCCGATGTTAAATTCGTGATGGATGTCAGTAAAAGAGAGTTCGTTCCACCACCTAAAGTCGATTCATCTGTAGTTATGATCACACCAAAGGAGGTAAAACCTGATGTTAATGTCCAAGAATGGCTGGCGTTCACTCGCACGTGTTTCGGGAACAAGAATAAGACGCTTGGTTCCATGTTtaggcagaagaagaaggtcatGGAGTTGCTGAGTTTGTCTGCAGGGAGGAATGGTTCGAAAGTTGGGATGGAATGTGGTGATGGTGAGTTTGACACTGATGTTGAAGATGAAGGTGGGAGAGATAATGTCTTGTGTATGGATACAGATGCAAGTATGTTCAAGGAAAGGGTAGTTGGACTTCTGAGAACACATGGGTTCGAAGAGAAAAGACCATCGAAGCTTTCTCATGGCGAGTTGTTACATTTGCTTTCTTTGTTTAACCAAGCTGGCATCTTTTTCCATGATATTACATCATTACCAATGGATCTACACGAATAA
- the LOC104762940 gene encoding protein SHORT INTERNODES, translated as MAGFFSLGHGGGRGNSQDHRTNNNPSPSGTESWLWCRNPNSNANAGGGDVVAPSSYKGTLELWQHPNNQEIIFQQQQQQRLDLYTSAAGLGVGPSNRNSIETSGGALMMMRNGSSGGGPSCQDCGNQAKKDCTHMRCRTCCKSRGLECSTHVKSTWVPAAKRRERQQQLASGQQPQSQSQPQVESVPKRQREHFPSRSDSLVCTRIPTNNTSSGLEIGSFPPEVSSPAIFRCVRVSSVDDEEEEYAYKTAVSIGGHVFKGILYDQGPAERSSSGGGSQPLNLITAGPSASSSSPNVSCNNGVVGSNSDHYIDPASLNYPTPINTFMTGTHFFSNPRS; from the exons ATGGCAGGCTTTTTCTCGCTAGGACACGGCGGAGGAAGAGGAAACAGCCAAGACCACAGAACCAATAATAACCCTTCTCCTTCGGGAACAGAATCTTGGCTTTGGTGCAGAAACCCTAACTCTAACGCAAACGCTGGTGGTGGAGATGTCGTCGCTCCTTCTTCTTACAAAGGAACCCTTGAGCTATGGCAACACCCAAACAATCAAGAGATCATATTccagcagcaacagcaacaaaGATTGGATCTTTACACTTCTGCTGCAGGTTTAGGTGTCGGACCAAGCAACCGGAACTCAATTGAAACTTCCGGCGGGgccttgatgatgatgagaaacgGTAGCAGCGGCGGTGGACCCAGCTGCCAGGATTGTGGTAATCAGGCTAAGAAAGACTGCACGCACATGAGATGTCGGACTTGTTGCAAGAGCCGAGGCCTCGAGTGTTCCACTCACGTCAAGAGCACCTGGGTTCCTGCCGCTAAACGCCGAGAACGCCAGCAGCAGCTTGCATCCGGTCAACAACCGCAGTCGCAGTCGCAGCCGCAGGTTGAGAGCGTCCCTAAACGGCAGAGAGAGCATTTCCCGTCGAGATCCGATTCCCTTGTCTGTACTCGTATACCTACTAATAACACCTCCTCAG GGTTAGAGATTGGGAGCTTTCCGCCGGAAGTGAGCTCGCCGGCAATTTTCCGGTGCGTGCGTGTGAGTTCtgtagatgatgaagaagaggagtatGCGTACAAAACAGCTGTGAGTATAGGCGGTCACGTCTTCAAAGGTATTCTCTACGACCAAGGCCCGGCCGAGAGAAGCTCCTCAGGCGGTGGATCTCAGCCGTTGAACCTCATAACAGCAGGCCCATCGGCCTCTTCATCAAGCCCAAACGTGAGCTGCAACAATGGAGTTGTTGGTTCCAATTCAGATCATTACATCGATCCTGCCTCTCTTAATTATCCTACTCCCATCAACACTTTCATGACTGGTACGCACTTCTTCTCCAACCCAAGATCTTGA
- the LOC104762941 gene encoding GATA transcription factor 5-like, giving the protein MEQAALKSSIRKEMAFKTTPPVFEDFLAVTTATAQNADDFSVDDLLDLSNDDVFADDDTVLLDPHEQQDMARHELNDDADALPRRSNDFPGCDDFGSELSVPADDLANLEWLSHFVEDSFTEYSGPNLTGTPTEKPAWLTGDRKHPVTPATEESCFKSPVPAKARSKRHRNGVKSWSLGSSSSSGPSSSGSTSSSSSSGPSSPWFSGSELLEPMVTSERPPFPKKYKKRSAESAFCGQLQQPQRRCSHCGVQKTPQWRAGPMGAKTLCNACGVRYKSGRLLPEYRPACSPTFSSELHSNHHRKVMEMRRKKEPASDNDTGLNQLVQSPQAVPSF; this is encoded by the exons ATGGAACAAGCAGCGTTGAAGAGCAGCATCAGGAAAGAGATGGCTTTCAAAACCACTCCTCCGGTTTTCGAAGACTTTCTTGCCGTCACCACCGCCACCGCTCAGAATGCCGACGATTTCTCCGTTGACGACTTGCTTGACTTGTCTAACGACGACGTTTTCGCCGACGACGACACTGTCCTCCTCGACCCTCATGAACAACAAGACATGGCCCGTCACGAACTCAACGACGACGCTGACGCTCTCCCTCGTCGGAGCAACGATTTCCCCGGCTGTGACGACTTCGGTAGCGAACTCTCTGTTCCG GCGGATGATTTAGCCAACCTTGAGTGGCTATCTCATTTCGTGGAGGACTCCTTCACGGAATACTCTGGTCCAAATCTCACCGGAACCCCGACTGAGAAACCTGCGTGGTTGACTGGTGACCGTAAACACCCTGTCACTCCTGCCACGGAAGAGTCCTGTTTCAAATCCCCTGTTCCGGCTAAAGCCCGTAGCAAACGTCACCGCAACGGAGTCAAGTCCTGGTCACTTGGTTCATCGTCCTCTTCCGGTCCTTCCTCGTCCGGTTcgacctcctcctcctcctcttccggTCCTTCCAGCCCGTGGTTCTCCGGCTCTGAGCTGCTCGAACCTATGGTCACGTCTGAGAGGCCACCGTTTCCCAAGAAGTATAAGAAAAGGTCTGCCGAGTCAGCTTTCTGCGGTCAGCTGCAGCAGCCTCAGCGGAGGTGCAGCCACTGCGGCGTTCAGAAAACTCCCCAGTGGAGAGCCGGCCCAATGGGAGCTAAGACCCTGTGCAATGCGTGCGGTGTCCGGTATAAGTCGGGTCGTTTACTACCCGAATACAGACCCGCTTGTAGCCCGACATTCTCGAGTGAGCTCCACTCCAACCACCACCGGAAAGTCATGGAGATGAGGCGGAAGAAGGAGCCAGCCAGTGACAACGATACCGGTTTAAACCAGCTGGTTCAGTCCCCACAAGCTGTACCAAGTTTTTGA